In Nitrospiraceae bacterium, the following are encoded in one genomic region:
- a CDS encoding FtsQ-type POTRA domain-containing protein has protein sequence MAWKFKRANKDKLSPRANARLEAAGDRHRGKDGQSAWARFGHGMLITLRVVATITVLVGGCSGLFVLARELGPMTREWFLVRSVSVEGLNHVTRKEVIGRLALKPDTTLYSVNPTWLAERLRTHPWIKDATVTLKPLHEVHIEVKERVPAVVVRTISENLLADADGYLLARIGSTDDPALPILSGVDGKGLVQGRSEERKAVAVGAMLAKMVGQTTGGRPDIDVHNLNNLVVSVQGVTFQFSESSMDQQWQRFLKMRPALRDVAFDGEGARASEIDLRFADRVIVRGRG, from the coding sequence ATGGCCTGGAAGTTCAAACGCGCGAACAAGGACAAGTTGAGCCCTCGGGCCAACGCGCGTTTGGAGGCCGCGGGGGATCGACATCGCGGCAAGGATGGGCAAAGCGCATGGGCGCGATTCGGCCACGGCATGTTGATCACGTTGCGGGTCGTGGCCACGATCACCGTCTTGGTCGGCGGCTGTTCGGGACTGTTCGTGTTAGCGCGCGAATTGGGCCCGATGACGAGGGAGTGGTTCCTGGTGCGGTCCGTGTCGGTCGAGGGACTCAATCATGTGACGCGAAAAGAAGTCATCGGCCGATTGGCCCTCAAGCCGGACACCACTCTGTATTCCGTCAACCCGACCTGGTTGGCCGAGCGACTGCGGACGCATCCATGGATCAAAGACGCGACGGTGACGCTCAAGCCGCTACACGAAGTGCACATTGAAGTGAAAGAGCGCGTGCCGGCGGTCGTCGTCCGAACCATTTCGGAGAATTTGTTGGCGGATGCCGACGGATATCTGCTGGCCCGAATCGGCTCCACCGATGATCCCGCGCTGCCGATCCTCTCCGGTGTAGACGGCAAAGGATTGGTGCAGGGCCGGTCGGAGGAGCGTAAGGCGGTTGCCGTGGGTGCCATGCTGGCAAAGATGGTGGGGCAAACGACGGGAGGGCGGCCCGACATCGACGTACATAACCTGAACAATCTCGTGGTGTCCGTGCAGGGCGTGACCTTTCAGTTCAGCGAATCGTCGATGGATCAGCAGTGGCAACGCTTCTTGAAAATGCGGCCCGCATTGCGGGACGTGGCGTTTGACGGCGAGGGCGCGCGGGCAAGCGAGATCGATCTGCGGTTTGCCGACCGCGTCATTGTAAGGGGAAGGGGGTGA
- a CDS encoding DivIVA domain-containing protein, translating to MKITPIDIQQMVFQVKFRGYDKDEVNRFLEELALTFENLNRDNASLREKMAVTEQQLADLKRTETTLSNTLVSAQSLAEDVKRSAQREADLIIKEAELKASEILRQARVELTGMQRDLSDLQKQRLMMVERFRSTLRSFERMLEVEESEVFHAESAADDKLAGESSSAR from the coding sequence ATGAAAATCACCCCGATCGACATTCAGCAGATGGTCTTCCAGGTCAAGTTCCGGGGCTACGACAAGGATGAGGTGAACCGCTTTCTCGAAGAATTGGCCCTGACGTTCGAGAACTTGAATCGCGACAACGCATCCTTGCGTGAGAAGATGGCCGTGACCGAACAGCAGCTCGCCGATCTGAAGCGGACGGAGACGACGCTGTCCAATACGTTGGTGTCGGCGCAATCCCTTGCGGAAGACGTCAAACGTTCGGCCCAGCGAGAGGCCGACTTGATCATCAAGGAGGCCGAACTCAAGGCCAGCGAGATTCTTCGTCAGGCGCGGGTCGAGTTGACCGGCATGCAGCGAGACTTGTCGGATCTGCAGAAACAGCGGCTCATGATGGTCGAGCGCTTCCGTTCCACCTTGCGTTCGTTTGAGCGGATGCTGGAAGTCGAGGAAAGCGAGGTCTTTCACGCGGAGTCGGCGGCCGATGACAAGTTGGCCGGCGAATCGAGCTCTGCACGATAA
- the pgeF gene encoding peptidoglycan editing factor PgeF: MASAHITLPSFATSRQGVEHFFGTRGSSLQVTPGRSQPAGNQGGRRANVVVSVKQVHGTDVLVVDRPVREEETFEGGWDALVTNQPGVMVTVRTADCVPVLLHDPTSRVVAAIHAGWRGAVAGIVPKTIALMADRFGVRFEALRMAIGPSAGPCCYEVDEPVLARLREAFSDWETVVRPVGNAKAHLNLRDFVRRQVMADGLRAEQVTTVNACTICHPDLFYSYRREGAVKATMVSGIVLTAPR; the protein is encoded by the coding sequence ATGGCCTCGGCGCATATCACACTGCCGTCGTTCGCGACGAGCAGGCAAGGCGTGGAGCATTTCTTCGGCACTCGGGGATCGTCCCTGCAGGTGACGCCGGGTCGTTCTCAGCCGGCCGGCAATCAGGGGGGCCGAAGGGCCAATGTGGTCGTGTCGGTCAAGCAGGTCCACGGCACTGATGTCCTCGTGGTGGATCGGCCGGTGAGAGAAGAAGAGACGTTCGAGGGGGGTTGGGACGCGCTCGTGACGAATCAGCCCGGGGTCATGGTCACGGTTCGCACCGCGGATTGTGTGCCGGTGCTGTTGCATGATCCGACCAGCCGTGTCGTCGCAGCCATCCATGCCGGATGGCGTGGCGCGGTGGCGGGCATCGTGCCGAAAACGATCGCCCTGATGGCGGATCGCTTCGGCGTGCGCTTCGAGGCTCTGCGCATGGCCATCGGCCCTTCCGCCGGGCCTTGCTGTTATGAAGTCGACGAGCCGGTGCTGGCTCGGCTGCGCGAAGCCTTCTCCGACTGGGAAACCGTCGTGCGGCCGGTTGGCAATGCCAAGGCCCATCTGAATCTCCGCGACTTCGTTCGGCGGCAGGTCATGGCGGACGGCCTGCGGGCCGAGCAAGTCACAACCGTGAATGCCTGCACGATTTGCCACCCGGACCTGTTCTACAGCTACCGCCGCGAGGGGGCCGTCAAGGCGACGATGGTCAGCGGGATCGTGCTGACGGCGCCGCGATAG
- a CDS encoding D-alanine--D-alanine ligase, with translation MGSEMESQARKPLTQSRIGVLMGGQSSEREVSLKTGDAVHRSLVRSGYDAVAIDVGPTLHQTLQDQRVEIAFLALHGPGGEDGAIQGFLETVGIPYTGSGVRASAIGMHKVATKTQLAVYGIPVPAGTVVLRGASAGLTRTLSQAKLKLPVVVKPASQGSTIGVTIVRKPSQWKAALELAHRYDEEAMVEAFIPGHEVTLSLLGARDGSVAGLPAVEIVAPDGFYDFSAKYQKGRTQYLCPAPLSKPITKLITQLAITTFRVLGCQGAARVDFRITPKGKPYVLEINTVPGMTETSLLPMAAAKAGISYDALTERILQSALQRSGVGPFRTVR, from the coding sequence ATGGGGAGTGAGATGGAAAGCCAAGCGCGCAAGCCCCTGACGCAGTCGAGAATCGGAGTCTTAATGGGCGGGCAGTCGTCCGAGCGGGAGGTGTCGCTCAAGACGGGTGACGCGGTGCATCGCTCACTGGTGCGGAGCGGGTACGACGCGGTCGCCATCGACGTCGGTCCGACGCTCCATCAAACCCTGCAGGATCAAAGGGTGGAGATCGCTTTCCTGGCGCTTCATGGACCGGGAGGTGAAGACGGTGCGATCCAGGGGTTTCTGGAAACCGTGGGCATTCCCTATACGGGTTCCGGTGTGCGAGCCAGCGCAATCGGCATGCATAAGGTGGCGACCAAGACACAATTGGCGGTCTACGGCATTCCGGTACCGGCCGGTACGGTCGTTCTGCGCGGGGCCTCCGCCGGACTGACTCGGACCCTGTCGCAAGCCAAGCTGAAACTGCCGGTCGTTGTAAAACCCGCAAGCCAGGGTTCCACCATCGGCGTCACGATCGTCCGCAAGCCCTCCCAATGGAAAGCGGCGCTGGAACTTGCACATCGCTACGATGAGGAAGCGATGGTCGAGGCATTCATTCCCGGCCATGAAGTGACCCTGTCGCTCTTGGGAGCCCGGGACGGCTCCGTGGCCGGATTGCCTGCCGTGGAAATCGTGGCGCCGGATGGGTTCTACGACTTTTCGGCCAAGTACCAAAAGGGTCGCACGCAATATCTCTGTCCCGCGCCCCTGTCAAAGCCGATCACCAAACTGATCACCCAATTGGCCATCACGACGTTTCGCGTGCTGGGTTGCCAGGGCGCCGCGCGCGTCGACTTTCGGATTACGCCCAAAGGTAAGCCGTATGTGTTGGAGATCAACACGGTGCCGGGCATGACGGAAACGAGTTTGTTGCCGATGGCGGCCGCAAAGGCGGGGATTTCGTACGACGCGTTGACCGAGCGGATTCTGCAATCGGCGCTGCAGCGTAGCGGGGTGGGACCGTTTCGAACGGTGAGGTGA
- the ftsZ gene encoding cell division protein FtsZ, whose protein sequence is MFSFQEEPQSPVRIKVIGVGGAGCNAINTMITGGLCRVDFVAANTDVQALERSHAAYKIQIGPERTRGLGAGAKPEVGRDAALESKDAIRESLSGADMVFVTAGMGGGTGTGAAPIVASIARELGILTVAVVTKPFQYEGHRRMSHAEEGIRDLKRHVDTLLIIPNQRLLGIVDKATPLLDAFKVADDVLRQAIQGIADVITTTGLVNVDFADVRTIMAHTGRAVMGMGMARGANRAQEAANQAICSPLLEEGSVEGARGVLLNITGGPNMSLHEVEEAASIVQRAADSEANIIVGQVINPEIGDDLVVTVIATGFEREEQPAARPVAAERPAAKPAPARTGQQVLAGVHSSGMERPHKDLDRPTFLRRMGDTREAAERVAVLGDDEWDVPTFLRKQAD, encoded by the coding sequence ATGTTTTCATTCCAGGAGGAACCCCAGTCACCCGTTCGCATCAAAGTGATCGGCGTTGGAGGGGCCGGGTGCAACGCCATCAATACCATGATTACCGGCGGCCTCTGCCGCGTGGATTTTGTCGCCGCGAACACCGACGTGCAGGCGTTGGAACGCTCCCATGCGGCCTACAAAATTCAGATCGGACCGGAACGGACCCGCGGTCTCGGAGCCGGCGCCAAGCCGGAGGTGGGACGAGATGCGGCGTTGGAGAGCAAGGATGCGATCAGGGAGAGTTTGTCGGGCGCCGATATGGTGTTCGTCACGGCCGGCATGGGTGGCGGGACCGGCACCGGCGCCGCGCCGATCGTCGCGAGCATCGCTCGGGAGTTGGGCATTCTCACGGTGGCGGTCGTGACCAAGCCTTTCCAATACGAGGGGCATCGGCGCATGAGCCACGCGGAGGAAGGCATTCGGGATTTGAAGCGGCATGTCGACACCTTGCTGATCATTCCCAATCAGCGTCTGTTGGGCATCGTGGATAAGGCGACTCCGCTGCTCGACGCATTCAAGGTGGCCGATGATGTCCTTCGCCAAGCGATCCAGGGCATCGCCGATGTCATCACGACGACCGGTCTGGTCAATGTGGACTTTGCCGATGTGCGGACGATCATGGCCCACACAGGACGAGCGGTGATGGGCATGGGCATGGCCCGTGGCGCAAACCGCGCGCAGGAAGCGGCCAATCAAGCGATTTGCAGCCCGCTGTTGGAAGAAGGCAGCGTGGAAGGCGCCCGCGGGGTGTTGCTGAACATTACCGGCGGCCCCAACATGTCGCTGCATGAAGTCGAGGAAGCCGCGTCGATCGTGCAACGGGCGGCGGACTCGGAAGCCAACATCATCGTGGGCCAGGTCATCAACCCTGAGATCGGCGACGATTTGGTGGTCACCGTCATCGCCACCGGTTTCGAGCGAGAGGAACAACCGGCTGCACGTCCCGTCGCGGCAGAACGTCCGGCGGCCAAGCCCGCTCCCGCCCGAACCGGCCAACAAGTCCTAGCCGGGGTGCATTCTTCCGGGATGGAGCGGCCGCACAAGGATCTGGATCGCCCGACTTTCCTGCGCCGGATGGGTGATACAAGAGAAGCGGCCGAACGTGTGGCGGTGCTGGGCGACGACGAGTGGGATGTGCCGACGTTTTTGAGAAAGCAGGCGGACTAA
- the ftsA gene encoding cell division protein FtsA, with protein sequence MRRVPKRDHILVGLDIGTTKICAIVAEVPEEGPLNIIGVGSCPSRGLRKGVVVNIESTVESIKKAVEEAELMAAVQINSVYTGIAGSHISGENLKGVVALKKQEVTREDISRAVESARTLAVIPHERRILHVLPREFMVDDQEGVREPLGMSGTRLEVNVHVITGAVTSAQNIIKSVNRAGLDVVDIILQPLASSEAVLSAEERELGVAMVDLGGGTTDLAIFLDGSIRHTAVLPIGGQNLTKDLAIGLLTSQTDAERIKVQHGIARTDLIHGHQTVEVPSVGDRPPRQFSRRDIAEILEPRVEEMFDLVKREIVRAGYEGMLGAGVVITGGTSLLEGMPDAAERVLNLPARRGVPTGIGGLRDIVSNPMHATGVGLLLHARQHAEELETAGIRHGKGFGKVFDRMRSWMFEFF encoded by the coding sequence GTGAGGCGAGTGCCGAAGAGAGATCACATCTTGGTCGGTCTGGACATCGGGACCACGAAGATTTGCGCCATTGTTGCGGAAGTGCCAGAGGAAGGGCCGCTGAACATCATCGGGGTCGGCTCCTGTCCCTCGCGCGGTCTGCGCAAGGGTGTGGTAGTGAACATCGAAAGTACGGTGGAGTCGATCAAGAAGGCCGTGGAGGAAGCGGAACTCATGGCAGCCGTGCAGATCAATTCGGTCTATACGGGGATCGCGGGAAGCCATATTTCCGGAGAGAACCTCAAGGGGGTCGTGGCCCTCAAAAAACAGGAGGTCACGCGGGAAGACATCAGCCGCGCCGTGGAGAGCGCGCGGACACTCGCCGTCATCCCGCACGAGCGACGCATTCTGCACGTGCTGCCGCGCGAATTCATGGTCGACGATCAGGAAGGGGTTCGCGAACCGCTCGGGATGTCCGGTACTCGCCTTGAGGTGAATGTCCACGTGATCACAGGCGCGGTGACCTCCGCACAGAACATTATCAAGAGCGTCAATCGGGCCGGTCTTGATGTCGTCGATATCATCTTGCAGCCGCTCGCCAGCAGTGAAGCGGTGCTCAGTGCGGAAGAACGCGAGCTCGGTGTGGCGATGGTCGATCTCGGCGGCGGCACCACCGACCTGGCGATCTTTCTCGACGGCAGCATTCGCCACACGGCGGTCCTGCCGATCGGCGGACAGAACCTGACGAAAGATTTGGCGATCGGTTTGCTCACGTCGCAGACCGACGCGGAAAGGATCAAGGTCCAGCACGGGATCGCGCGCACCGATTTGATCCACGGCCATCAGACCGTGGAAGTGCCGTCGGTGGGAGATCGGCCGCCCCGGCAGTTTTCTCGCCGGGACATCGCCGAGATTCTCGAGCCGCGCGTCGAGGAAATGTTTGATTTAGTCAAACGTGAAATTGTGCGGGCCGGATACGAGGGAATGCTGGGCGCCGGAGTAGTCATCACCGGCGGTACGTCTTTGCTGGAAGGCATGCCCGATGCGGCGGAGCGGGTCTTGAACCTGCCGGCGCGGCGCGGGGTTCCGACGGGAATCGGCGGATTGCGCGACATCGTCAGCAATCCGATGCATGCCACCGGCGTCGGCCTCCTGCTGCATGCGCGGCAGCATGCCGAAGAACTGGAGACGGCGGGAATCCGCCACGGCAAAGGATTTGGGAAGGTGTTCGATCGTATGCGCTCGTGGATGTTTGAGTTCTTCTAA
- a CDS encoding YggT family protein produces MFVMGNVLQGVATVLDTVLWLYMWVIIARALISWVNPDPWNPIVQFLERVTEPVLTPIRRLIGWRMGIDLSPMIAILILVFLQYAVVQSLRDIAVRMH; encoded by the coding sequence ATGTTTGTCATGGGAAACGTGCTGCAGGGGGTCGCGACGGTGCTGGATACGGTGTTGTGGCTCTACATGTGGGTCATCATTGCCCGGGCGTTGATCTCGTGGGTCAACCCTGATCCCTGGAATCCCATCGTGCAATTTCTCGAGCGGGTCACGGAGCCGGTCCTCACGCCGATCCGCCGCCTGATCGGTTGGCGAATGGGGATCGATCTCTCGCCGATGATTGCCATCCTGATCCTCGTATTTCTACAATATGCCGTCGTTCAGTCACTGCGGGATATCGCCGTCCGGATGCACTAA
- a CDS encoding UDP-N-acetylmuramate--L-alanine ligase, producing the protein MFRKTQHIHLVGIGGSGMSGIAEVLLTLGYKVSGSDLAQSETTRRLEELGGRIAVGHHESNIGEAQVVVISSAVSPSNPEVVAAKARQIPVIPRAEMLAELMRLKFGVAIAGAHGKTTTTSMVANVLAQGGLDPTMVIGGKVNALGSHARLGRGDLLVAEADESDGSFLRLSPTIVAVTNLDREHLDHYGSMERLNDCFLEFINKVPFYGLAVLCADDERLRNLFPRIVKRYQTYGLNEQPGMVPDFRATDISLKQWGSEFRAFFRGRNLGPFRLSIPGIHNVSNSLVAIAIGMELDIPVDLIRKGLAAFTGVERRFHLRGEKAGIMVVDDYGHHPTEVKATIAAAKQGWNRRVVVLFQPHRYTRSRDLMQEFAHAFDQADALFMTEIYAAGEQPIPGVSGEKLVEAVRAAGHPSATFVERKDGLVDQVLPTLKPGDLVITLGAGDIWKTGMAILERLPASA; encoded by the coding sequence ATGTTTAGAAAAACACAACACATCCATTTGGTGGGCATCGGGGGATCGGGGATGAGCGGCATTGCCGAGGTGCTTCTGACTCTCGGCTACAAAGTCAGCGGGTCAGACTTGGCCCAGTCGGAAACGACCCGCCGACTGGAGGAACTCGGCGGACGGATTGCCGTCGGCCATCACGAGTCCAATATCGGCGAAGCGCAGGTGGTCGTGATCTCCTCCGCGGTGTCGCCGTCGAACCCGGAGGTCGTCGCAGCCAAAGCGCGGCAGATCCCGGTCATCCCGCGAGCCGAGATGTTGGCGGAGTTGATGCGATTGAAGTTCGGCGTGGCGATCGCCGGCGCCCACGGCAAGACGACGACGACGTCGATGGTGGCGAACGTCCTGGCCCAGGGAGGGCTGGATCCCACGATGGTGATCGGCGGGAAGGTCAACGCGCTGGGCAGTCATGCTCGTTTGGGCCGCGGCGACCTGCTCGTGGCGGAAGCCGACGAAAGCGACGGGTCGTTTTTGCGGCTGTCCCCGACGATCGTGGCCGTTACCAATCTGGATCGCGAGCATCTCGATCATTACGGCTCGATGGAACGGCTGAACGACTGCTTCCTCGAGTTCATCAACAAGGTGCCGTTTTATGGGTTGGCGGTCTTGTGCGCGGATGACGAGCGGTTGCGGAATCTCTTCCCACGCATCGTGAAGCGGTATCAGACCTACGGGTTGAACGAACAGCCGGGCATGGTGCCGGACTTCCGCGCCACGGACATCAGCTTGAAGCAGTGGGGCTCGGAGTTTCGAGCCTTCTTCCGCGGGCGCAATCTTGGCCCGTTCCGGCTCTCGATTCCCGGCATCCACAATGTGTCGAACTCGCTGGTCGCGATTGCGATCGGCATGGAGCTGGACATCCCGGTCGACCTCATTCGGAAGGGACTGGCGGCCTTCACGGGCGTTGAACGGCGCTTCCACTTGCGGGGTGAGAAAGCCGGGATCATGGTTGTCGATGACTATGGGCATCATCCGACCGAAGTGAAGGCCACGATCGCGGCTGCAAAACAAGGATGGAACCGGCGGGTGGTCGTACTGTTTCAACCCCATCGCTACACGCGTTCCCGGGATTTGATGCAGGAGTTCGCCCATGCGTTCGACCAGGCGGACGCGCTGTTCATGACCGAGATTTACGCGGCCGGCGAACAGCCGATTCCAGGCGTGTCGGGTGAAAAGCTGGTGGAAGCCGTGCGAGCGGCGGGACACCCCTCCGCGACGTTTGTCGAGCGGAAGGATGGTTTGGTGGATCAGGTGCTCCCAACGTTGAAACCCGGCGATCTGGTGATCACGTTGGGCGCGGGCGATATCTGGAAGACTGGAATGGCGATTCTCGAACGGTTGCCGGCATCGGCGTAA
- a CDS encoding YggS family pyridoxal phosphate-dependent enzyme, translated as MDGDVVAIERQVKVVLERIHRAAERSGRPPALVRLIAASKTAPVERLRDAWQAGVRHFGENRLQEALPKIEQLGCPDVTWHFIGTLQRRKVKAVVGRFHTIHSVDSLALAEEIDRRAAEAGICQRVLLEINLGGEASKGGFDPTDLPTVLPVLDRLAHLEVRGLMAIPPPTPTPEDARPYFRRLRELGRALTGGQFRNINMLELSMGMSQDYEVAIEEGATYVRVGTAIFGARHV; from the coding sequence ATGGACGGGGATGTCGTAGCGATCGAGCGGCAGGTCAAGGTGGTGCTGGAGCGAATCCACCGGGCCGCCGAGCGATCAGGTCGTCCGCCGGCTTTGGTCCGCCTGATTGCCGCGTCAAAGACCGCTCCGGTGGAGCGGCTTCGTGACGCCTGGCAGGCCGGGGTGCGGCATTTTGGAGAAAACAGACTGCAGGAAGCCCTGCCGAAGATCGAGCAACTCGGCTGTCCGGATGTGACCTGGCATTTCATCGGGACACTGCAGCGCCGGAAGGTTAAGGCCGTCGTCGGCCGATTTCATACGATCCACTCCGTCGATAGCCTGGCATTGGCTGAGGAAATCGACCGGCGTGCCGCCGAGGCGGGGATCTGCCAGCGGGTCTTGCTGGAAATCAACCTCGGAGGAGAGGCCAGTAAAGGGGGATTTGATCCCACGGACCTTCCGACCGTCTTGCCGGTGCTGGACCGGCTGGCCCACCTTGAAGTCCGCGGTCTCATGGCGATTCCCCCGCCGACGCCGACCCCGGAGGATGCCCGGCCCTACTTTCGGCGGCTCCGCGAACTCGGACGAGCATTGACAGGGGGGCAATTCCGGAACATTAATATGCTCGAGCTTTCGATGGGAATGTCCCAAGACTATGAAGTAGCCATTGAAGAGGGGGCGACCTACGTGCGGGTTGGAACGGCGATTTTTGGAGCGCGTCATGTCTAG
- the murB gene encoding UDP-N-acetylmuramate dehydrogenase, whose amino-acid sequence MRGKEPGATRPSRSKQRQSRQDWERILAGVRGAVTFGAPLGPFTSFRIGGPADVLVEPADVEDVQRIVAQAKAAKVPVFVVGGTNLLIRDGGIRGIVLSLSKLKAIRQEPGEVLYAEGGVGMPTLIGYAIRRSLAGLEWGAGIPGTVAGCVVMNAGTRLGEMKDSLKAVQMVDPKGRLLEIPAAEIPFSYRRAHLPPGIVVGVWVQLRPGKHEEIDKVVKDYLQYRKDTQPLTQPSAGCVFKNPPGDSAGRLVDAAGLKGARVGDAQVSEKHANFMVNVGQAKAQDVLALIKKVRAAVKKQTGVTLELELKVVGTA is encoded by the coding sequence ATGCGAGGAAAGGAGCCGGGTGCAACAAGACCGTCTCGGTCCAAACAGCGCCAAAGTCGTCAGGACTGGGAGCGCATTCTCGCGGGTGTGCGCGGGGCCGTTACGTTCGGTGCGCCCTTGGGCCCTTTTACCTCGTTTCGTATCGGGGGGCCTGCGGATGTCCTGGTCGAGCCGGCGGATGTCGAGGATGTGCAGCGCATCGTGGCCCAGGCCAAAGCCGCGAAGGTCCCGGTTTTCGTGGTCGGCGGCACGAACCTTCTCATTCGCGACGGCGGGATCCGCGGCATCGTGCTCAGCCTCTCGAAACTCAAGGCGATCAGGCAGGAACCGGGCGAGGTGCTCTATGCGGAGGGAGGCGTCGGGATGCCGACGTTGATCGGGTACGCCATTCGTCGTTCCCTTGCGGGGCTTGAATGGGGCGCCGGCATCCCCGGTACCGTCGCCGGTTGTGTCGTGATGAATGCCGGGACTCGATTGGGCGAGATGAAAGACTCATTGAAGGCGGTGCAGATGGTCGACCCGAAAGGCCGTCTCCTGGAGATCCCCGCCGCCGAGATCCCGTTCAGCTACCGGCGGGCCCATTTGCCGCCCGGCATTGTGGTGGGGGTGTGGGTGCAGCTGCGTCCCGGCAAGCACGAGGAAATCGACAAGGTCGTCAAAGACTATCTGCAGTACCGGAAAGACACGCAGCCCCTGACCCAACCGAGCGCCGGTTGCGTGTTCAAGAATCCTCCCGGTGACTCGGCCGGCCGACTGGTCGATGCCGCCGGGTTGAAGGGGGCCAGGGTCGGCGATGCCCAAGTGTCGGAGAAGCACGCCAACTTCATGGTGAACGTGGGACAGGCGAAGGCCCAAGACGTGTTGGCCCTGATCAAGAAGGTGCGGGCGGCGGTGAAGAAGCAGACGGGCGTCACGCTGGAACTGGAATTGAAAGTCGTGGGAACGGCCTGA
- the proC gene encoding pyrroline-5-carboxylate reductase, with protein sequence MSRAGKNRSLAFLGGGQMAEALIGGLLASQASQPEAIWATDPAPARRDLLKSRFGIQVGEQNVAAVRQADMVVLAVKPQVMGPVLAEVGASMAGKLVVSIAAGVTTEWIKSKVTAPRGIVRAMPNTPALVREGVTALAYQGDLSSDDAAAVQHLFAAVGRVVTVEERLMDAVTGLSGSGPAYVFVAIEALADGGVKMGLPRATAELLAAQTVFGAARLVLERGEHPAKLKDQVASPGGTTIAGLHQLEAGGFRSCLMGAVEAATKRSQELGR encoded by the coding sequence ATGTCTAGGGCAGGGAAGAACCGATCGCTGGCATTTTTGGGCGGCGGCCAAATGGCTGAGGCGCTCATCGGCGGCCTGCTGGCTTCGCAAGCGAGTCAGCCCGAAGCGATTTGGGCTACCGATCCGGCCCCGGCCAGGCGGGACCTGCTCAAGTCACGGTTCGGGATCCAGGTCGGTGAGCAGAACGTCGCAGCTGTTCGACAGGCGGATATGGTCGTGCTCGCCGTGAAACCGCAAGTCATGGGGCCGGTGCTGGCTGAGGTTGGTGCCTCGATGGCCGGCAAGTTGGTGGTCTCGATCGCGGCCGGGGTGACGACGGAATGGATCAAGTCCAAAGTGACGGCTCCGCGCGGAATCGTGCGGGCCATGCCGAATACGCCGGCGCTGGTCCGTGAAGGGGTCACTGCCCTGGCCTATCAGGGCGACTTGAGTTCGGATGATGCGGCTGCCGTGCAACATCTCTTCGCGGCAGTCGGGCGTGTGGTCACGGTTGAAGAACGGCTGATGGATGCCGTGACCGGTCTCAGCGGCAGCGGGCCTGCCTACGTCTTCGTGGCGATCGAGGCGCTGGCCGACGGCGGCGTCAAGATGGGGTTGCCACGAGCGACGGCAGAACTGTTGGCCGCACAGACGGTGTTTGGCGCGGCACGACTGGTGTTGGAGCGAGGCGAGCATCCGGCCAAGCTGAAGGATCAAGTGGCGTCCCCCGGAGGGACGACGATTGCGGGCTTGCACCAATTGGAAGCGGGCGGCTTCAGAAGCTGCCTCATGGGGGCGGTCGAGGCGGCCACCAAACGATCACAGGAGTTGGGACGCTGA